The sequence catttcgaatcaaAAAcaaggttagaattcgactgtgaaacgattcgaataacactagaaatgcaaTGTTATGATTCTTGttacagttatcgattatttataataataaatactaacaagtgaaaatgaatcaaaaaaagttaaaaagagaAAGCGAGCAGATTGTTAAAGTGGCATTTGAATGgctgaagaaaacgcttcctcatccgtacttCAAACCAATGCCGAGCTCAATACTGAGGAAATAAGTGGAAgtgaaaatttcaacacaataacTAGTACTGAAAACTGTGAAGCATATGATACGATtttgaattgtttttattttattatgattTATAAGCTTATAAgtaaaagtatttgatataatgaaacaatgaaaatttcgctcattttaaataactgattttaattgcgcatcacttcaaaattgtCATTAGAATCCCATTTgaaattgacgttagaattcaattagaattctaacccttttctcgatatcgagaacgatgTCCCCTTTTTCCCGAGAATGctacagtttcgcaaatcgtgctctaaccttctaccttagagaaatacattagaattcgattcgtcttctaatcgttttacaacctaaatgtttgttgggtagtaaataatcacaacaacaaaaacagcaagcagctcAACTTACATAGatggcgacgaagaatatctcacatacacatatgtagtcatcagctaagagcagaagttgatactctcacatagtagaaaagcataaactacaaatatacatgtatatagctggcaaccaagcatgagatacaactgttctcgaacatattttcgcgaaatgactagaccttaggagaaatggtcgaacgagaaaaccgagagtataaaagcagcgcaagctgaggaatcagtaatcagtttgatttaaacacgctattagttgtgaaatgaagtataattgtactactcccaaagtagtctaaataaagaccaaattgcaatactgaatattggagttatttattccaacgttagcagaaggtgtataaagcTCAGGAAttacccaaaattcgttacaatatgaaacgCCGGTCTTTCACATAGTCTAAGATCCTGGAAAAGCAGTAACTACCTTCGTTGTCAGTCGGCTAAGATGAGTACTGTGGTAGGAGGTATATTTATTGACAAGTTGCAAATGAGTTGCATATCCAAAATAAATGGAGTTGCTGCTATCTTAAACTCCTTTTTTCATAAATTTGATAAACGTCTTATTTAAAAGAGCTTAAACAAagtaaatgatcccaaaaaattaTTCGGAGAGATGCTAAATAAAAGGAAACTGTATATTCCAGTTATTTTAGGTGAAAAAGGCCCAACCACAGAACTGGAgataaaaatctggcaaaatcTCACTTTTTTAACCCCTAATAAGTGCCTTTAAAGGCGCAATTAACGTCCTAAGATCTTCAGTTTGGAAGTCCGAAAAATAACTCTTTCTTAAATATctgctataaataaataaagctatTGAAAAGCTAGTGGATGGTGGATGTGTATTAAAAAGCGAGCAAGTAAACAGCTGTAAAATGTGTTGAAACGGGCGGTCATGGTAGGGATTAATTCCATTCGAGAACATCCGATCTTTGCGAGTATAAAAACTCTCAGCGACTGTTTTCAACGATCAAATTTTTTCGCCAAAATCAAACCTGTCTTGCTCACATGTTTTTTTGATccgtctaatatacatacatacatatttgaatgTAGTGTAAATTGTATATATATGCTATGAATGCACACCCTACCTCAACTTGTTGATTCTCTGCTGCATCATTAATTGGCGATTTACCATATTTATCCAATGACAGTTTTGCACCATGATTGAGCAGCCACCGAACTACGGAAAGATGACCTCGCGAGGCAGCAAAATGTAACGGTGTAGCACCATCGCCATCACGCAAATTCGGATCAACACCTTGATCTTGTACCTACAAAATAGTTTATATTTTTAAATGCAGTTACATACAAAcacttataaaaattattattaatacatATTTTGGCCtaatacaataaaaataaacaaacaaatttccAAAAGGAACCTTGAAGTTTACCGTAAGGAAATACATAGTAATTTTGGCTACATTTATTCGAGGAgattaaggctgagcttctcttccaaattgagttttcctccttttttaatttttttctaaaaatttgggGAGAATTGACCTACATGGTTTTGCACTAACTCCGAACTGTATGAAATTGATTAAAGGATCCTTGAAAAATTATCAGGACAACTTTTACTGTAAAACGGAcatgaaaaatttattttacaacttTAAGGGCCGTTCTCTCAAGTAAAGATTAAAATTTATCTGTCcgacaaaaacttttttatgaacAAAATTTGTGCTTTAGTTCACATGAGAAAACGGCCCTAAATGCAGTAAAAGTAGCTATATATATGATAATTTCAAATTAACACCATAGGTTAAAAAGGCGGAAATTCCATTATTTCAAATGCGTCAAAATATATTCCCCAATTTTAGGAAAAAAGATGGACCCAAGACAAGCAAAAAGTAACAATAGCAACACTGTGTGATAGTGATGAAAATATACTCTTCTCAACGTCGTATAGGTCCAATCGAATATACAAGAACTGCAAAGAGTCAGACCACGTCAAGTATCTTTCGTTGTGGAGAAAGCTTGAACTATTACTAACCTGACGAAATTGTGCGCcctcaaaattttccaaaatagtGTAATACAAATGAACGTGTAATGCACTAAAAATTTAATGCACTATCCCCAACTATGTTTTCGATGCATTTTGCAAAATTTATCTCACGTTTCTAGAGATAATTAACCATTTATGTGCCggtttaaggcccggtttttcgaTAGTTGGTGAAGCTAAGCTCACACTAAGTTTGCTTAatttctagtcaaatttaaactccagttaaaataCTGAGCAGTTttccagtcacagtttaaggccgcctttggggtaggcttctttgtacggcaacattggttttttaatgTCTAGATAATTTATGGATAcaacaacagctggattttgcttacccaacaaacatttaaaagatatttctccagcaAAATATCATTagctagttattcttaaaccagatagttctcaagttgatatccaacttcattctccaatcactatctaaactttgtgaaattttgtaaaatttatagttttcgagttgatccccaacgtcattagcattttcaaatttttagccaACCTTTGGAGATTTTGAGATATGTTCAGTTCTCAAATggacattggatatcgagttgaggtgaagttgaaaaaaaatctccaaggtggtaccaccaaagccaacagctgtttatggTGAGAATaaaatgaagcgtaattaatcaacaataaatcatattatttttttttttattttcgtgaaaatactgtactattggaatcttacacttgagccactgtttcgtaacaactcttgaaattttagaggtatgctagttatcaacatgagctgtaatggtactcaagcccaaatgctttttGGGTATATTCAACGCcgtttcgaacgaacgcaaatcaccgataggttaactagagtttaacattgccagatcggccgcataagcttagcttaaacttcagttaaagtaaactgaaaaactgctgaataagtttaagcgtagtttaactgacaaactgagttgaacttgtactgaaaaaccgggcctaagaggAAAAGTGTCTTCTTTCCTCTTTAGCAGAATAAAGTTATATTCGAATATATGCTCGAACCTACAAAAAGGGGGTTTTAGACCCCTTACTCCCACTTTTGATGGGTCATTTGGAAATTCTTAGAATGCTCTTTTGTATAGACCTACAGCTTGATGTATGCAAGTctggaaaatttgttttttattttagcaaacaatatatataatatatgaatagcatatttaaaaaaaaaatcacacaaCGCGGTACTAAAGTTCCCATCCTAGCTTGCAACCATCGCCATGCGCAGTGTTGTAACTAGGGGTGGGACCACCCTTCAAAAAACTCGAGTACTCGATAAATATTGTAAGGAATAcccctttaggagtataggagtgttccaaaactaatctgtattcatgcaaaaaatgtgctccaattaacattgcgatgtcctaggagaggagtaggtcaTCCCACTCTcgatttgtttgtgagtattccatagagtacatatgtgagagtactttccaaagtactttcactgtagcaCTCCATGGAGCACCACAGAGCATCATATGCCAACgaactaaagaggaattgtgtcggaaagaattatcggagtgaatttaatttaaaatgaaagtaaatgaagaagggcaatacaacttttatattttataccacgaatattcttatgttattcagcatttgcgtgaataaagaaactaatatttctctgtactatagtatgtatacacccctgcaaaaatcgtgtgaccaaaaatgcacacagacacacgaatttttgacaggggtgacgatttggaatgaaaaattctccaaatgaaatagcatgttgacaaatttagctttcccacaatgtatcgtgctctctcgcacctattatttttatagggatagcaaaatacgtaatttttgcgtgcaaaaaaatccgccatttctaattcagcagagacagcaaaacatttggtggtcgaaaattttgagagttttaaatgaaatatctccggaaagatttagaattaagagggagttctccagatcacatatatatatattttaaagtgcgcaaacttataatttaaaagttattaggtgttaaagtttgcaaatttctatacaaatttaatatgtgtatacgtatatatatatggcagcacagctttgtaatgtcatcaataaaatatatatatatatatatatatatatatatgcatgcatttataataagtgaaaacaatgcaaaaatgaaatgtgaaatatactaaaatgcaatttaagtttatcgttgccaatttatatagatatgtatgtggattaaggttttgaaagatgtgtaaattgtaatttaaagtgctatagaaatttgctaaatttgcaaactttaacaacaaataacttttaaattataagtttgcgcactttaaaatatatatatttgtgatcgggaggactccttctttcatttgatacaaagttttaccccgaactcggggggtgctattctaaaattttcccaaagtctttaatatacaatgatttttgctgtttatttcgacaaaaatttttgatttaatttttgtgctcatcgaaggaattcacaattatatagcaccatgccgcgaattatgataaaaggtggtgtgtggagaaacactgaggtaagcatttgacgcgactggttactcttggccgtttattaactaaattgataactttcaggatgaaatcctcaaagcagctgtaatgaaatatggcaaaaaccagtggtcacgtattgcatcactgctgcaccgcaaatctgccaagcaatgtaaggcacgctggtacgaatggcttgagcctagcataaagaagacagaatggtcacgggaggaggatgaaaagtttttgcattttgttggtggtgaacgtttcaacattttccaaggtttggcattaatttcatttttatagtttataattatttaaaggttgcgttaatgctagaacaagtacattgattt is a genomic window of Eurosta solidaginis isolate ZX-2024a chromosome 4, ASM4086904v1, whole genome shotgun sequence containing:
- the LOC137249583 gene encoding cell division cycle 5-related protein-like, whose amino-acid sequence is MPRIMIKGGVWRNTEDEILKAAVMKYGKNQWSRIASLLHRKSAKQCKARWYEWLEPSIKKTEWSREEDEKFLHFVGGERFNIFQGCVNARTSTLILRGSVEQFLEETELRYMML